One Ananas comosus cultivar F153 linkage group 23, ASM154086v1, whole genome shotgun sequence genomic window carries:
- the LOC109728203 gene encoding uncharacterized protein LOC109728203, which translates to MAKQSKPKKPENLGKGKVTPVQVAFIVDRYLADNNYAGALSAFRSEAADLFSKTKGKEVPKGLLGLGEILDEYICLKEQRVLVDQEKRRVETAMQGMQEVMRSYHSSINASLPSSPPLLPPQFVASTPTGPALPPLYPSNGSPSGNPINMTPVLSYPPMVSMVPHKGAEANNLPTPTVTSSLANKRKASKCAPKVPPAPKKSCTQASTDTSIKGRTLPSQMRYTCNSEEYREPTIQSRDSTHSITRSPIQGSSVAKSLFKKQPESQADSSPKTPPQMISSQSDQSITLKNTSVHTIDNGFSQEFASSKCSLISSETIIVSPLKSTGYYAVERSYHITSPFKPNLKKVGKREHVKGKLDFDESEAIANSEEPVTGKASTSSSEVETQEILDFDLSEFDILDGDFSFSELLIDLDLAGEVIPSSDKPSLNVDSVPGSEHNIEGRSVEMDRLLPDSSKSTITDALENINIPGPELSTSIRAITKRIKIVSPVKIRKKCPVEQID; encoded by the exons ATGGCGAAGCAGAGCAAGCCCAAGAAGCCCGAGAACCTCGGAAAGGGGAAGGTCACGCCAGTCCAAGTCGCCTTCATCGTCGATCGCTACCTCGCCGACAACAACTACGCCGGCGCCCTCTCCGCCTTCCGATCCGAAGCCGCCGACCTCTTCTCCAAGACCAAGGGCAAAGAG GTGCCAAAGGGGTTGCTAGGGCTGGGGGAGATATTGGACGAGTACATATGCTTGAAGGAGCAGAGGGTGTTGGTGGATCAGGAGAAGCGAAGGGTGGAGACGGCGATGCAGGGGATGCAGGAGGTGATGCGGTCTTATCACTCTTCGATCAATGCGTCTCTGCCTTCGTCGCCGCCTCTTCTGCCTCCGCAGTTTGTGGCATCAACGCCGACAGGTCCGGCGCTTCCGCCGCTGTACCCGAGTAATGGGTCTCCTTCtg GTAATCCCATAAATATGACCCCTGTACTAAGTTACCCACCAATGGTTAGTATGGTTCCTCATAAAGGAGCAGAAGCAAACAACTTACCAACTCCAACAGTTACTTCTTCTTTGGCTAATAAGAGAAAAGCTTCAAAGTGTGCTCCAAAGGTTCCTCCAGCTCCAAAGAAATCTTGTACCCAGGCATCCACAGACACTTCCATTAAAG GTAGAACATTGCCCTCGCAAATGCGATACACCTGTAACTCAGAAGAGTATAGGGAGCCAACTATTCAATCAAGAGATAGCACTCATTCAATTACCAGATCTCCAATTCAAGGATCATCTGTTGCGAAGAGCTTATTCAAGAAACAGCCCGAGTCTCAAGCCGATTCCTCTCCGAAAACTCCACCGCAGATGATTTCTTCTCAATCAGATCAATCAATTACTCTGAAAAATACCTCCGTGCACACCATTGATAATGGTTTCTCCCAAGAATTTGCTTCATCGAAATGTTCTTTAATTTCTTCCGAAACCATCATTGTCAGTCCTCTCAAAAGCACTGGTTATTATGCTGTTGAGAGGAGTTACCATATCACTTCACCCTTCAAACCCAACTTAAAGAAGGTTGGAAAAAGAGAACATGTAAAGGGGAAACTAGACTTTGATGAGTCTGAGGCAATAGCAAATTCAGAAGAGCCTGTCACAGGGAAGGCTTCTACCTCTTCTAGCGAAGTGGAGACGCAAGAAATTCTCGACTTTGATCTTTCTGAGTTTGATATCCTTGATGGGGATTTTTCCTTCTCTGAACTCCTAATCGACCTCGACCTTGCTGGTGAAGTCATTCCCTCTTCAGACAAGCCATCTCTGAACGTTGATTCGGTTCCAGG GTCAGAACATAATATAGAGGGTCGAAGTGTGGAAATGGATCGTCTTTTGCCTGATTCTTCCAAGTCAACTATCACTGATGCTTTGGAGAACATTAATATTCCAG gTCCTGAATTGTCTACCTCAATAAGAGCCATCACTAAACGCATCAAAATTGTTAGTCCTG